GACCAGCTTGCCGGTGGCAAAGCCCCGGCCCGCCGCGATCCGCTCCTCGCGCATCTGCTTGCGCGTATTCCATTGCCGCACGCATCGTCTCCTGACGGTCGTTCTTGTTGCCATCTTGTATTCTCTATTGCGCAGAAAGCAACCCTGTGCATACTTGAGGGACGATACGGCGTCAGACCGAATACATTGAGAGGATATGCCATGCGCTGCTCCCTACCCGCCCGAAACCCCGCCCCGGAGCGCGGCGCGTGATCGCCGGCGTCGCCCTGCTCGCGATCTGCACGCTTATCGGGCAGCTGCTCGGCGAAGGCCTTGGTGCGCTGCTCGGCGTGAAGGCCAATGTCGGCGGCGTCGGGATCGCGATGATCCTGCTGATCGTCGCGCGGATGTGGCTCAAGTCGCGCGGCCGCTATGTCGAGGGCGTCGCGCGCGGGATCGGCTTCTGGGGTGCGCTCTACATCCCGATCGTCGTCGCGATGGCCGCGCAGCAGGATGTCGTCGCCGCGGTCGAGGGCGGTCCGGTCGTGCTGATCGCGGGCGTCGGCGCGCTGCTGATCTGCTTCAGCGCGGTCGCCCTGATCAGCCGCCTGTCGGGCACGACCGAGACGATGGACGAGATCGAGGCCCGCGAGGCGCGCGAAGCCGAGATGGCGATCGCCGCCGGATCCCCCGCCCCGATCACCGCGCGCTGAGGACCGGACCCATGGACATGATCACCAAAGTCCTCACCGCCAACGCGCTGCTCACCGCCTTCGCGGTCGTCGGCATCGTCATGTGGCTGTCGAACATCCTCTCCGCAAAGTTGACCATGGGCCGCGTCCATGGCTCCGCGATCGCGATCCTGATCGGCCTCGTGCTCGCCTTCTGGGGCGGCATCGCGACCGGCGGGCACAAGGGGCTCGCCGACCTGCCGATGCTCGCCGGAATCGGGCTGATGGGCGGTGCGATGCTGCGCGACTTCGCGATCGTCGCCACCGCGTGCGAGGTCGATGTCGAACAGGCCAAGAAGGCCGGGCTGATCGGCGTCGTCGCGCTTCTGCTCGGCACCGTGCTGCCGTTCATCGTCGGCGTGCTCGTCGCCGCGGCCTTCGGCTATACCGATGCGGTGTCGATGACGACGATCGGCGCGGGCGCGGTCACCTATATCGTCGGCCCGGTCACCGGTGCCGCGATCGGCGCGAGCTCGCCCGTGATCGCGCTGTCGATCGCGACCGGGGTGTTCAAGGCGGTGATGGTGATGGTCGGGACCCCGCTCGTCGCCGGGCTGATCGGGCTCAACAACCCGCGCAGCGCGATGGTGTTCGGCGGGCTGATGGGCACCGTCAGCGGAGTCTCGGGCGGGCTCGCCGCGACCGACCGCCGCCTCGTGCCTTACGGCGCGCTCACGGCCACGTTCCACACAGGGCTCGGCTGCCTCGTCGCACCGTCAATCCTTTACTTGATCGTGCGCGCGATCGTAGGAAGCTGACCATGGCGGACAGTGATCCTGACGATACCGGCCTGCTTTCGGACCGCATCCGCAACGCGCTGACCGATGCGATCTCGTCCGGCGAGCTGGCGCCCGGCGCAACGCTCGACGAACAGCAGCTGGCGGCGCGCTACGGCGCGTCGCGTACCCCGGTCCGCGAGGCGCTGCGGCAACTGGCCGCCAGCGGCATGGTCGAGGTCCGCCCGCGCCGCGG
This sequence is a window from Sphingomonas ginsenosidivorax. Protein-coding genes within it:
- the madL gene encoding malonate transporter subunit MadL translates to MIAGVALLAICTLIGQLLGEGLGALLGVKANVGGVGIAMILLIVARMWLKSRGRYVEGVARGIGFWGALYIPIVVAMAAQQDVVAAVEGGPVVLIAGVGALLICFSAVALISRLSGTTETMDEIEAREAREAEMAIAAGSPAPITAR
- the madM gene encoding malonate transporter subunit MadM; protein product: MDMITKVLTANALLTAFAVVGIVMWLSNILSAKLTMGRVHGSAIAILIGLVLAFWGGIATGGHKGLADLPMLAGIGLMGGAMLRDFAIVATACEVDVEQAKKAGLIGVVALLLGTVLPFIVGVLVAAAFGYTDAVSMTTIGAGAVTYIVGPVTGAAIGASSPVIALSIATGVFKAVMVMVGTPLVAGLIGLNNPRSAMVFGGLMGTVSGVSGGLAATDRRLVPYGALTATFHTGLGCLVAPSILYLIVRAIVGS